Proteins from one Malaya genurostris strain Urasoe2022 chromosome 2, Malgen_1.1, whole genome shotgun sequence genomic window:
- the LOC131431984 gene encoding SAP domain-containing ribonucleoprotein translates to MSDNDISKMKVADLKKELKTRGLNTLGNKNELVERLQNALIDGGDPLEDTANSEDLLEDDELNDDILEEEEEKLQDVTVEEDRMLKSPTPSEASKSESPEQQKALDQCSKDHEPEQGKKEEQSLPHKKVALKRNISISVPTPVTTPAAVTSVAGDSNESKNKETVTKSSEQQSGEPEKKIIKLSQMTAQERLEMRAKKFGAQTTESSDSKLQARAARFGLGSAGSSTTSTNSLISLDALKRRAERFGGSVSNKVTKLELDEKLQKRQARFGEAATASKLTATGKVAITATSSTTTDYSERARLRLERFKNVA, encoded by the exons ATGAGCGATAATGATATTTCTAAAATGAAG GTGGCTGATCTCAAGAAGGAATTAAAAACCCGTGGCCTCAACACACTGGGGAATAAAAACGAACTGGTAGAAAGGCTTCAGAATGCATTAATTG ATGGCGGCGATCCCTTGGAAGATACTGCTAATTCTGAAGATCTTCTGGAAGACGACGAATTGAATGATGATATTCTAGAAGAGGAAGAAGAGAAACTTCAAGATGTTACCGTAGAGGAGGATCGAATGCTAAAATCGCCTACTCCTAGTGAAGCATCCAAGTCTGAATCACCGGAGCAGCAGAAGGCTCTCGATCAATGTAGCAAGGATCATGAGCCGGAACAGGGAAAGAAGGAGGAACAGTCGTTGCCGCATAAGAAAGTAGCTCTCAAACGAAACATATCGATTTCAGTTCCTACCCCCGTTACCACACCGGCTGCAGTGACATCCGTTGCTGGTGACTCCAATGAGTCAAAAAATAAGGAAACTGTTACTAAGAGCTCTGAACAACAATCAGGAGAACCGGAGAAGAAAATAATTAAACTGAGTCAAATGACCGCCCAAGAAAGACTTGAAATGCGCGCAAAAAAGTTTGGCGCACAAACTACCGAATCATCTGATTCAAAATTGCAGGCCCGAGCTGCACGCTTTGGATTGGGAAGTGCTGGTAGTTCTACTACCTCTACGAACAGTTTGATTTCTTTGGATGCACTTAAAAGACGCGCTGAGCGATTCGGCGGAAGTGTATCAAACAAGGTAACTAAACTGGAACTGGACGAGAAGTTACAGAAGCGACAGGCAAGATTTGGTGAAGCAGCAACAGCTTCCAAGCTTACCGCAACTGGCAAAGTAGCCATAACTGCAACCAGTAGCACAACCACAGATTACAGTGAGCGAGCTCGACTACGACTGGAACGATTCAAGAATGTCGCCTAA
- the LOC131430750 gene encoding chromatin assembly factor 1 p55 subunit-like, which produces MGDGAEAFDDAVEERVINEEYKIWKKNTPFLYDLVMTHALEWPSLTAQWLPDVTKPEGKDYSVHRLILGTHTSDEQNHLLIASVQLPNEDAQFDASHYDNEKGEFGGFGSVSGKIEIEIKINHEGEVNRARYMPQNPCVIATKTPSSDVLVFDYTKHPSKPEPSGECHPDLRLRGHQKEGYGLSWNPNLNGYLLSASDDHTICLWDINATPKEHRVIDAKNIFTGHTAVVEDVAWHLLHESLFGSVADDQKLMIWDTRCNNTSKPSHTVDAHTAEVNCLSFNPYSEFILATGSADKTVALWDLRNLKLKLHSFESHKDEIFQVQWSPHNETILASSGTDRRLHVWEMFKIGEEQSAEDAEDGPPELLFIHGGHTAKISDFSWNPNEPWVICSVSEDNIMQVWQMAENIYNDEEPDVPANEIETGAT; this is translated from the exons ATGGGTGATGGTG CTGAGGCTTTCGACGACGCAGTAGAAGAACGGGTCATTAATGAAGAGTACAAGATATGGAAGAAGAATACACCTTTTCTGTACGACCTTGTAATGACTCATGCGCTGGAATGGCCGTCATTAACTGCTCAATGGTTGCCGGATGTGACTAAACCGGAAGGCAAGGATTACTCCGTCCATAGACTGATTTTAGGTACGCATACCTCTGATGAACAGAATCATCTGCTGATTGCTAGTGTGCAGCTGCCAAACGAAGATGCCCAATTCGATGCCAGTCATTATGACAACGAAAAGGGTGAGTTTGGCGGATTTGGATCAGTCTCGGGGAAAATTGAAATAGAAATCAAGATTAACCACGAAGGAGAAGTAAATAGGGCCAGATACATGCCGCAGAATCCTTGTGTGATTGCTACTAAAACGCCGTCTAGTGATGTCCTCGTGTTTGACTACACTAAACATCCCAGCAAACCTGAACCTAGTGGAGAATGTCATCCAGATTTGCGTCTTAGAGGACACCAGAAAGAAGGCTACGGCTTGTCATGGAATCCAAACCTTAACGGGTATTTGTTGTCTGCCAGCGATGATCATACTATTTGCTTGTGGGATATCAACGCTACTCCAAAAGAACATCGTGTAATTGATGCAAAGAACATTTTCACCGGACATACTGCTGTTGTTGAGGATGTGGCATGGCATTTGTTGCATGAATCTTTATTTGGCTCTGTGGCAGACGACCAGAAACTAATGATTTGGGATACCCGGTGTAACAACACATCCAAACCATCGCACACAGTCGATGCTCACACAGCCGAGGTCAACTGTCTTAGTTTTAATCCTTACTCTGAGTTTATTCTGGCTACGGGCTCAGCGGATAAAACTGTGGCGTTGTGGGATCTTCGCAATCTAAAATTAAAATTGCATTCGTTCGAGTCGCACAAAGACGAAATCTTCCAAGTCCAGTGGTCTCCTCACAATGAAACCATATTGGCATCATCGGGAACCGATCGCAGGTTACATGTGTGGGAAATGTTCAAAATCGGTGAAGAACAAAGCGCAGAGGATGCGGAAGACGGTCCACCAGAACTACTGTTTATACATGGTGGTCATACGGCGAAAATTTCCGATTTTTCGTGGAATCCGAACGAACCGTGGGTCATTTGTTCGGTTTCAGAGGATAACATAATGCAGGTTTGGCAAATGGCTGAGAACATCTACAACGACGAAGAGCCAGACGTACCAGCAAATGAGATTGAAACTGGTGCAACATGA